A window from Leptothermofonsia sichuanensis E412 encodes these proteins:
- the gyrA gene encoding DNA topoisomerase (ATP-hydrolyzing) subunit A produces MARQLNMLSAGQVITTALHTEMQQSYLEYAMSVIVGRALPDVRDGLKPVHRRILYAMHELGLTPDRPYRKCARVVGDVLGKYHPHGDQAVYDALVRMVQDFSSRYPLLAGHGNFGSVDDDPPAAMRYTETRLAPISNEGMLSEIGEATVDFIGNFDNSQQEPTVLPAQLPVLLLNGSSGIAVGMATNIPPHNLGEIVDGLIALIDSPNLSDEKLLELIPGPDFPTGGEIVGTDGIREAYLTGRGSVPIRGVAQVEEIQTGRGKHRRTAIVVTELPYQVNKAAWIEKMADLVSQGKIDGISDIRDESDRDGIRVVIELRRDIHPQKILHQLYRQTALQTNFGVIMLALDNGRPRQLPLRELLQSFLNFREETLNRRYRYELEKAENRLEVLDGLLTALENLDAVIDILRNAPDGTTAKQTFRERFEFSDRQSDAILAMPLRRLMSTEQASLQQEFDELDARVEELQKLLGDRRELLKVLKKDLRALKKKFGDERRTRIITIPEPNGTGEELREERGEKREERGEKEDHSSPPAPHPSLFEEEAQEVVLEITQRGYVRRIALKTYQRSRSRMAEKPTLVLEEGDDFVQQTLFTTTQKTLVVLTRTGKAFPIIVNDIPSASGRNARGVPLLTLLPPSAQGDRNGIVHSFILPDELEEISLLLLSAEGRLKRLPLIEFSDLSGRGLVIMKFKETDQLIYARLVEPEEQLVLASSGGRLLRLAVNEDNLPIMSRAAQGIRGLRLRKQDRLVGCATVFEDEELLLITEEGYTKRLPVDELRLSGAGELGTQIRFATRTDTLAGVVTAIPGTEVVLLTSANRMSRLDMESAPLESKDGKGDRLFNLNPDEKITAVTEIVDDAAEEGE; encoded by the coding sequence ATGGCTAGACAGTTAAACATGCTCTCAGCAGGACAGGTGATTACAACCGCCCTGCATACAGAGATGCAGCAGTCCTATCTTGAATATGCCATGAGTGTTATCGTCGGGCGAGCACTCCCCGATGTGCGGGATGGACTCAAACCTGTGCATCGACGCATTCTCTACGCCATGCATGAGTTGGGGTTGACCCCAGACCGCCCTTACCGAAAGTGCGCCCGTGTGGTTGGGGATGTACTGGGTAAATATCACCCCCACGGTGACCAGGCAGTGTACGACGCCCTGGTGCGGATGGTGCAGGATTTTTCCAGTCGCTATCCCCTGCTGGCGGGGCACGGTAACTTTGGGTCTGTGGACGACGACCCCCCTGCCGCCATGCGGTACACTGAAACCCGCCTCGCCCCCATCAGTAACGAAGGGATGTTGAGCGAGATTGGAGAGGCCACTGTAGACTTCATTGGTAACTTTGACAACTCCCAGCAGGAGCCAACGGTTTTGCCTGCCCAGTTGCCCGTTCTCTTACTGAATGGCAGTTCAGGCATTGCAGTGGGGATGGCAACCAACATTCCCCCCCACAACCTGGGGGAGATTGTTGATGGCTTGATTGCCCTGATCGACTCCCCTAACCTCTCGGACGAAAAACTGTTGGAACTGATCCCTGGACCTGACTTTCCCACGGGTGGTGAGATTGTGGGCACCGATGGGATTCGGGAAGCCTACCTGACTGGTAGAGGTAGTGTGCCCATCCGGGGGGTTGCCCAGGTTGAAGAAATTCAGACAGGAAGGGGAAAGCACCGCCGGACTGCGATTGTGGTAACGGAATTGCCCTATCAAGTCAACAAGGCCGCCTGGATTGAAAAGATGGCGGATCTGGTATCCCAGGGGAAGATTGACGGGATCTCTGATATCCGGGATGAGAGCGATCGCGATGGCATCCGGGTCGTGATCGAACTGCGACGGGACATTCATCCACAAAAAATCCTGCATCAGCTCTATCGCCAGACTGCCCTCCAGACGAATTTTGGGGTAATTATGCTGGCACTGGATAACGGACGACCACGCCAGTTACCGCTACGCGAACTGCTACAAAGTTTCCTTAACTTTCGAGAAGAAACCCTCAACCGCCGCTATCGATACGAACTGGAAAAAGCCGAAAATCGTCTGGAAGTTCTGGATGGGCTATTAACTGCCCTGGAAAACCTGGATGCGGTGATCGATATTCTTAGAAATGCACCCGATGGTACCACTGCCAAACAAACCTTTCGAGAACGGTTTGAGTTCAGCGATCGCCAGTCAGATGCGATTCTTGCCATGCCCCTGCGGCGGCTGATGTCTACGGAGCAGGCCAGTCTTCAGCAAGAATTTGACGAACTGGATGCTCGTGTCGAGGAGTTACAGAAACTCCTGGGCGATCGGCGGGAACTGTTGAAAGTACTCAAAAAAGACCTGCGGGCGCTGAAGAAAAAGTTTGGTGACGAGCGCCGGACCAGGATTATAACGATACCTGAGCCAAATGGGACTGGGGAAGAACTCAGGGAGGAGAGAGGAGAGAAGAGAGAGGAGAGAGGAGAAAAAGAAGACCACTCCTCACCCCCTGCCCCCCACCCTTCCCTCTTTGAAGAAGAAGCGCAGGAAGTAGTGCTGGAAATTACCCAACGGGGGTATGTACGCCGGATTGCGCTCAAGACCTACCAGCGGAGCCGCAGCCGGATGGCGGAAAAGCCCACCCTTGTCCTGGAGGAGGGGGATGATTTTGTCCAGCAAACCCTGTTTACCACGACCCAAAAAACACTGGTGGTCTTAACCCGCACTGGAAAAGCTTTTCCAATTATTGTGAATGACATTCCTTCAGCCTCCGGGCGCAATGCCAGGGGAGTTCCCTTGTTGACCTTGTTACCCCCCTCTGCCCAGGGCGATCGCAATGGGATTGTGCACAGCTTCATCTTGCCAGACGAATTAGAAGAAATTAGCCTGCTTCTGTTGAGTGCGGAAGGACGGTTGAAACGGCTACCCCTGATCGAGTTTTCCGATCTCAGCGGGCGGGGGCTGGTGATCATGAAGTTCAAAGAAACCGATCAACTGATTTATGCTCGCCTGGTTGAACCAGAAGAGCAACTGGTCCTGGCAAGCTCTGGTGGTCGTCTACTGCGTCTGGCAGTGAACGAAGACAACCTGCCGATTATGAGCCGGGCTGCCCAGGGCATTCGCGGACTGCGCCTGCGCAAGCAAGATCGGCTGGTGGGATGTGCCACCGTATTTGAGGACGAAGAACTGCTGCTAATCACCGAGGAAGGCTACACTAAACGGCTTCCAGTGGATGAATTGCGGTTATCTGGAGCCGGTGAACTGGGTACTCAAATTCGATTCGCCACCAGAACAGACACCCTTGCCGGAGTCGTGACGGCTATTCCAGGCACCGAAGTGGTCCTCCTGACCAGCGCCAACCGGATGAGCCGCCTGGACATGGAGTCTGCTCCCCTGGAAAGTAAGGACGGCAAAGGCGATCGCCTGTTCAACCTGAACCCTGATGAGAAAATTACAGCCGTCACAGAAATTGTGGATGATGCTGCGGAGGAGGGGGAATAG
- a CDS encoding response regulator, which translates to MKTVLIVEDDVVNARVFSKILTKRGGLAVKHTENVEEVMQIAQAKEADVILMDVSLARSVYQGKPVDGIKITQMLKADPSTASLPIILVTAHAMEGDRENFLKQSGADGYISKPVVDHQAFVDQIMALLPQG; encoded by the coding sequence ATGAAAACCGTTTTGATTGTGGAGGATGATGTCGTTAATGCACGGGTTTTTTCCAAAATTCTGACGAAACGAGGTGGGTTAGCCGTTAAGCATACGGAAAATGTTGAAGAAGTGATGCAGATTGCGCAGGCAAAGGAAGCGGACGTTATTTTGATGGATGTTTCCCTTGCCCGTAGTGTTTACCAGGGTAAACCCGTGGACGGGATCAAGATTACTCAAATGTTGAAGGCAGACCCCAGCACAGCCAGCCTTCCTATCATTTTGGTGACGGCACACGCGATGGAGGGCGATCGCGAGAACTTCCTCAAACAAAGTGGCGCGGATGGCTATATTTCCAAGCCTGTCGTTGATCACCAGGCATTTGTAGACCAGATCATGGCGCTGCTGCCCCAGGGTTAA
- the psaA gene encoding photosystem I core protein PsaA — protein MTTTPRAKVVVDKDPVPTSFEKWSQPGHFDRTLARGPKTTTWIWNLHANAHDFDSHTSDLEDVSRKIFSAHFGHLAVIFIWLSGMYFHGAKFSNFEAWMANPTGIKPSAQVVWPIFGQEILNADVGGGFHGIQITSGLFYMWRGEGFTNSFQLYCTAIGALVMAALMLFAGWFHYHKAAPKLEWFQNAESMLNHHLAVLLGCGSLGWAGHIIHVALPTNQLLDSGVSVKDIPLPHEFILNSKLMSDLFPSFAKGIAPFFTLNWAEYSDFLTFKGGVNPVTGSLWLTDNAHHHLAIAVLFIIAGHMYRTNWGIGHSMKEMYEAHKGPFTGEGHKGIYETFTTSWHIELAWNLAGMGSLSIIVAQHMYSMPPYPYLATDYATQLSIFTHHMWIGGFLIVGAAAHAAIFMVRDYDPVLNQNNVLDRFIRHRDAIISHLNWVCIFLGFHSFGLYVHNDTMRAFGRPQDMFSDTGIQLQPIFAQWVQSLHFAAPGNTAPNALAPVSQVFNGDLVAVGGKVAISAIPLGTADFLVHHIHAFTIHVTVLILLKGVLFARSSRLIPDKANLGFRFPCDGPGRGGTCQVSGWDHVFLGLFWMYNCISIVIFHFSWKMQSDVWGTVNPDGSVAHITAGNFAQSAITINGWLRDFLWAQATQVITSYGSALSAYGLLFLGAHFVWAFSLMFLFSGRGYWQELIESIVWAHNKLKVAPSIQPRALSIIQGRAVGVAHYLLGGIATTWAFFLARTLSLG, from the coding sequence ATGACAACTACCCCACGGGCGAAAGTTGTCGTCGATAAGGATCCAGTACCCACTTCCTTTGAGAAGTGGTCGCAGCCTGGTCATTTCGATCGCACCTTGGCGAGAGGACCCAAAACCACCACCTGGATTTGGAATCTTCACGCTAACGCCCATGATTTTGATAGCCATACTAGTGACTTAGAAGACGTATCCCGAAAGATTTTTAGCGCTCACTTTGGCCACTTAGCTGTGATTTTTATCTGGCTGAGCGGTATGTATTTCCATGGCGCTAAATTTTCAAATTTTGAAGCCTGGATGGCAAACCCCACTGGCATCAAACCCAGTGCGCAAGTCGTCTGGCCCATCTTCGGTCAAGAAATTTTGAATGCAGATGTTGGTGGCGGCTTCCACGGAATCCAGATCACCTCTGGTTTGTTTTACATGTGGAGAGGCGAAGGCTTCACCAATAGCTTCCAGCTTTATTGCACGGCAATTGGGGCGCTGGTCATGGCAGCTTTAATGCTGTTTGCTGGCTGGTTCCACTATCACAAAGCAGCTCCCAAGTTGGAGTGGTTCCAGAACGCCGAATCCATGCTGAATCACCATCTGGCAGTTCTGCTGGGTTGTGGTTCTCTGGGTTGGGCTGGACACATCATCCATGTGGCTCTGCCTACAAACCAGTTGCTCGATTCCGGGGTTTCTGTAAAGGATATTCCCCTGCCCCATGAGTTCATTTTGAACTCAAAGTTAATGTCAGACCTGTTCCCCAGTTTCGCTAAAGGGATAGCTCCCTTCTTTACCCTCAACTGGGCGGAGTACTCAGATTTTCTGACCTTCAAAGGTGGGGTCAATCCAGTTACGGGAAGTCTCTGGTTGACCGATAATGCACACCACCACCTGGCGATCGCAGTCCTGTTTATCATTGCGGGTCACATGTACCGCACCAACTGGGGCATCGGTCACAGCATGAAGGAAATGTATGAGGCTCACAAAGGTCCCTTCACTGGCGAAGGTCATAAGGGTATCTATGAAACCTTTACGACTTCCTGGCACATTGAACTGGCATGGAACCTGGCTGGAATGGGTTCTTTGAGCATCATTGTGGCGCAACACATGTACTCGATGCCGCCTTACCCCTATCTGGCGACGGACTATGCCACTCAGTTGTCCATCTTCACCCACCACATGTGGATCGGTGGCTTCCTGATTGTCGGTGCTGCGGCTCACGCTGCCATCTTTATGGTGCGTGACTACGATCCGGTTCTGAACCAGAACAACGTCCTGGATCGGTTCATCCGCCATCGTGATGCCATCATTTCTCACCTGAACTGGGTTTGTATTTTCCTGGGCTTCCATAGCTTTGGTCTGTACGTGCACAACGACACGATGCGGGCATTTGGTCGTCCTCAAGATATGTTCTCGGATACAGGAATTCAGCTTCAGCCCATCTTTGCCCAGTGGGTTCAAAGTCTGCACTTTGCTGCACCTGGCAACACCGCTCCTAATGCCCTGGCTCCTGTCAGTCAGGTATTTAATGGAGACCTGGTGGCCGTGGGTGGTAAGGTCGCAATTTCGGCGATTCCCCTGGGTACGGCAGACTTCCTGGTTCACCACATCCATGCCTTCACCATCCATGTGACGGTATTGATTTTGCTGAAAGGTGTTCTGTTTGCTCGTAGCTCTCGTCTGATTCCAGACAAAGCGAATCTGGGCTTCCGTTTCCCCTGCGATGGTCCCGGTCGTGGCGGCACCTGCCAGGTTTCTGGTTGGGATCATGTGTTCCTGGGTCTGTTCTGGATGTATAACTGCATCTCGATTGTGATTTTCCACTTCAGTTGGAAGATGCAATCTGATGTCTGGGGAACGGTGAACCCCGACGGCTCAGTCGCTCACATTACGGCTGGCAACTTTGCTCAAAGCGCCATCACCATTAATGGCTGGTTGCGTGACTTCCTGTGGGCACAGGCAACTCAAGTGATTACTTCCTATGGTTCAGCCCTGTCTGCCTATGGCTTGCTGTTCCTGGGTGCTCACTTTGTCTGGGCGTTCAGTCTGATGTTCCTGTTCAGTGGTCGTGGTTACTGGCAGGAGTTGATTGAGTCCATCGTTTGGGCACACAACAAGCTCAAGGTTGCTCCGTCGATTCAGCCACGTGCGCTGAGTATTATTCAAGGTCGAGCAGTGGGGGTTGCCCACTACCTATTGGGAGGGATTGCCACCACCTGGGCATTCTTCCTGGCTCGCACACTGTCACTTGGATGA
- the psaB gene encoding photosystem I core protein PsaB — MATKFPKFSQDLAQDPTTRRIWYGIATAHDFESHDGMTEENLYQKIFASHFGHIAIIFLWTSGLLFHVAWQGNFEQWIKDPLHIRPIAHAIWDPQFGKSAVEAFTQAGASYPVDISYSGVYHWWFTQGVRTTGDLYQGSIFLLILAGLFLFAGWLHLQPKFRPSLAWFKNAESRLNHHLAGLFGVSSLAWAGHLIHVAIPESRGQHVGWDNFLSTPPHPAGLMPFFTGNWGVYAENPDTASHVFGTSDGAGTAILTFLGGFHPQTQSLWLTDMAHHHLAIAVLFIVAGHMYRTNFGIGHSIKEMMDSKTFFGKSVEGPFNMPHQGIYETYNNSLHFQLGWHLACLGVLTSLVAQHMYSMPPYAFMAQDFTTQAALYTHHQYIAGFLMVGAFAHGAIFWVRDYDPDQNKGNVLARMLDHKEALISHLSWVSLFLGFHTLGLYVHNDVQVAFGVPEKQILIEPVFGQFIQAAHGKVLYGLNTLLSNSDSIAATAWPNYGNVWLPGWLDAVNSGTNSLFLTIGPGDFLVHHAIALGLHVTTLILVKGALDARGSKLMPDKKDFGYSFPCDGPGRGGTCDISAWDAFYLAMFWMLNTLGWVTFYWHWKHLGVWQGNLSQFNESSTYLMGWFRDYLWLYSGPLINGYNPYGVNNLAIWSWIFLLAHLCWAVGFMFLISWRGYWQELIETLVWAHERTPLANLVRWKDKPVALSIVQARLVGLTHFAAGYVLTYAAFVIASTAAKFP, encoded by the coding sequence ATGGCGACTAAATTTCCAAAATTTAGCCAGGACCTCGCTCAAGATCCGACTACTCGTCGTATCTGGTACGGGATCGCTACCGCCCATGACTTTGAAAGCCATGACGGGATGACGGAAGAAAATCTTTACCAGAAGATTTTTGCTTCCCATTTCGGACACATTGCAATCATTTTCTTGTGGACATCGGGCCTCCTGTTCCACGTAGCCTGGCAAGGCAACTTTGAACAGTGGATTAAAGACCCACTGCATATCCGTCCCATTGCTCATGCGATCTGGGATCCTCAATTTGGTAAATCGGCGGTAGAAGCGTTCACCCAGGCGGGTGCGTCCTATCCGGTTGATATTTCCTACTCTGGTGTGTACCACTGGTGGTTCACCCAGGGGGTCAGAACAACTGGTGACCTGTATCAGGGTTCCATTTTTCTTCTGATCCTGGCAGGTCTCTTCCTGTTCGCTGGCTGGCTGCACCTGCAACCCAAGTTCCGTCCCAGCCTTGCCTGGTTCAAGAATGCCGAATCCCGGCTGAACCACCACCTGGCAGGTCTGTTTGGGGTCAGTTCCCTGGCCTGGGCAGGTCACCTGATTCACGTAGCTATCCCTGAATCCCGCGGTCAGCATGTGGGTTGGGATAATTTCCTGTCCACACCGCCCCACCCGGCAGGTCTGATGCCTTTCTTTACCGGCAACTGGGGGGTGTATGCTGAGAACCCTGATACTGCCAGCCATGTATTTGGGACATCCGACGGGGCTGGGACTGCCATTCTGACGTTCCTGGGCGGTTTCCATCCTCAGACTCAGTCCCTCTGGCTGACGGATATGGCTCACCACCATCTGGCGATCGCGGTTCTGTTTATCGTGGCGGGTCATATGTACCGCACGAACTTCGGAATCGGTCACAGTATCAAGGAAATGATGGATTCCAAGACCTTCTTTGGTAAGTCGGTCGAAGGTCCCTTCAACATGCCTCACCAGGGCATTTATGAAACCTACAACAACTCCCTGCACTTCCAGTTAGGTTGGCACCTGGCCTGTCTGGGTGTACTCACCTCCCTGGTAGCGCAGCACATGTACTCCATGCCACCCTATGCCTTTATGGCGCAGGATTTCACCACTCAGGCCGCTCTCTATACCCATCACCAGTACATTGCTGGATTCCTGATGGTCGGTGCGTTTGCCCATGGTGCGATCTTCTGGGTGCGGGACTATGATCCCGACCAGAACAAGGGGAATGTGCTGGCGCGGATGCTGGATCATAAGGAAGCACTCATCTCTCACCTGAGCTGGGTATCCCTCTTCCTGGGCTTCCACACCCTGGGTCTGTATGTCCACAACGATGTTCAGGTCGCCTTCGGCGTTCCCGAAAAGCAAATTCTGATTGAGCCGGTCTTTGGACAGTTCATTCAGGCGGCTCACGGTAAAGTGCTGTATGGGTTGAATACCCTGCTGTCTAACTCCGACAGTATTGCGGCAACTGCCTGGCCCAACTACGGTAACGTCTGGCTGCCTGGCTGGCTGGATGCGGTCAACAGTGGTACCAATTCCCTGTTCCTGACCATTGGTCCTGGGGACTTCCTGGTACACCATGCGATCGCTCTGGGTCTGCATGTCACCACCCTGATCCTTGTGAAGGGTGCACTGGATGCTCGTGGTTCCAAGCTGATGCCCGATAAGAAAGACTTCGGCTACAGCTTCCCCTGTGATGGTCCAGGTCGGGGCGGTACCTGCGATATCTCTGCCTGGGATGCTTTCTATCTGGCCATGTTCTGGATGCTGAATACCCTGGGCTGGGTTACGTTCTACTGGCACTGGAAGCATCTGGGTGTCTGGCAGGGCAACCTGTCCCAGTTCAACGAAAGCTCGACCTACCTGATGGGCTGGTTCCGTGACTATCTGTGGCTCTACTCTGGTCCCCTGATCAACGGTTACAACCCTTATGGTGTGAACAATCTGGCAATCTGGTCATGGATCTTCCTGCTTGCACACCTGTGCTGGGCCGTTGGATTTATGTTCCTGATTTCCTGGAGAGGTTACTGGCAAGAACTGATCGAAACCCTGGTTTGGGCACACGAGCGGACTCCGCTGGCTAACCTGGTTCGCTGGAAGGACAAACCTGTGGCACTGTCAATTGTCCAGGCTCGCCTGGTGGGTCTGACTCACTTTGCGGCTGGTTATGTCCTTACCTATGCAGCCTTTGTGATTGCCTCGACAGCAGCTAAATTCCCATAG
- a CDS encoding putative PEP-binding protein, translating into MSNLYWLDQIQPEDRSLVGNKAFHLARLLQSGYPVAPGFVISAQMLRKFLATVNWTEPLFADLPYSTLRLDIENPQQLRTIAQQIRRTIEASSLPPEWLAELKAAVDQFGAPVVILRPSLALREPIRPHSSQFEPVIWGRSSALFDIQVSGITEENLSWGLRRLWADLFGAKSLFYWQRSGIPLQKVRLGVLVQPLWSAIAAGTVQANEAYFSIQAAPGLGMAIAWGEVTPDVYQVHSSSGTILYQQSGTKTIAYEPGPHEPEIHPARGLKHDLWLQSRLLNPDEQFSYALDNQQLDHLVQLTQRLIADLGVPLDIEWTLCHSMDTQSGFYLTQVIPSSPTVNQPVPRFETSEPAPTSEVFTPVNSRFTHLLSGLAVSQGRAIARARVIPDPNQTPVDVVPGTVLVASVLMPQWLPWIKQSAAIVTEQGSITSHSAIIAREVGVPAVMGVNHATQLIQTGDLVMVDGEQGRVYRLEPGHGSVGTEHPLAQPKEDSLSPHSLSISEETPLHSTSLTTTPDRPLIGTRLMVNLSQPESLAMLENLPIDGIGLLRSELLMVDLLENQHPGRWLQQGRGTELVERLTQILKQFVAALAPRPIYYRSLDWRSHEFHGLEGGEGVLVEANPVLGMRGTFSYMKQPALFELELAALANLQQSGYTNIRLMLPFVRRVEEFCFCRQRAELAGLTRDPGFQLWIMAEVPSVLFLLPEYVNAGVQGISIGSNDLTQLLLGVDRDNAAIAEVFDERHPAVKAAIAQLIQQAHQLGIPCSICGQAPTRYPDLVEDLVRWGIDTLSVDLEAVEPTYWAISRAERRLLLEASRQP; encoded by the coding sequence GTGTCTAATCTCTATTGGCTTGATCAGATTCAACCTGAGGATCGATCTCTGGTGGGTAATAAGGCATTTCACTTAGCCCGCCTGCTGCAATCGGGTTATCCGGTGGCACCCGGTTTTGTCATTTCTGCTCAGATGTTGCGAAAGTTCCTGGCGACGGTTAACTGGACAGAACCTCTGTTTGCTGATTTACCCTATTCGACCCTCCGGCTGGATATTGAAAATCCTCAACAACTGCGAACGATCGCCCAACAAATTCGACGAACAATTGAGGCATCCAGCCTGCCACCGGAATGGCTTGCCGAATTGAAAGCAGCGGTGGATCAGTTCGGTGCTCCCGTGGTCATTTTGCGACCATCACTGGCTCTCAGAGAACCTATCCGCCCTCATTCCAGCCAGTTTGAGCCGGTTATTTGGGGGAGAAGCTCAGCACTGTTCGACATTCAGGTAAGTGGAATAACAGAAGAGAATTTGAGCTGGGGGTTAAGACGATTATGGGCCGACTTATTTGGGGCGAAAAGTCTCTTCTACTGGCAACGATCAGGAATCCCTTTGCAGAAGGTTCGACTCGGCGTGCTTGTACAACCCCTGTGGTCGGCGATCGCAGCCGGTACAGTGCAGGCAAATGAAGCCTATTTCAGCATCCAGGCTGCCCCAGGGCTGGGGATGGCGATCGCCTGGGGAGAGGTTACTCCAGATGTTTATCAGGTTCACAGTTCCAGTGGAACAATTCTGTATCAGCAATCAGGCACAAAAACCATTGCCTATGAGCCTGGGCCACATGAACCAGAAATCCATCCTGCCAGGGGACTAAAGCATGATCTCTGGCTGCAATCACGCCTGCTCAATCCCGATGAGCAGTTTAGCTACGCTTTAGACAATCAGCAACTCGATCATCTGGTTCAATTAACCCAAAGATTAATTGCCGATCTGGGAGTGCCTTTAGATATTGAGTGGACACTCTGTCACTCAATGGACACCCAGTCCGGGTTCTACTTAACTCAGGTAATCCCCAGCTCACCCACGGTCAACCAGCCTGTTCCCCGGTTTGAAACCAGCGAGCCTGCTCCGACCAGCGAAGTGTTTACTCCGGTGAATTCGAGGTTTACTCACCTGCTATCCGGGCTTGCCGTGTCTCAGGGACGGGCGATCGCCCGTGCCAGGGTAATTCCAGATCCCAACCAGACCCCCGTGGATGTCGTTCCTGGAACAGTTCTGGTAGCGAGTGTGTTGATGCCCCAATGGTTACCCTGGATTAAACAATCGGCAGCGATTGTTACTGAACAGGGCAGCATTACCAGTCACAGCGCCATCATTGCCCGTGAGGTTGGGGTACCGGCAGTTATGGGCGTCAACCATGCTACCCAACTGATTCAAACAGGAGACCTGGTCATGGTAGACGGCGAACAGGGCAGGGTGTACCGGCTTGAACCAGGGCACGGCAGTGTGGGCACAGAGCATCCTTTAGCACAACCCAAAGAAGATAGCCTTTCCCCTCATTCCCTGTCTATCAGCGAAGAAACGCCCCTTCATTCGACATCACTGACGACTACTCCCGATCGTCCCCTGATCGGGACGCGGTTGATGGTCAACCTGAGCCAGCCAGAATCCCTGGCGATGCTGGAAAACTTACCCATCGATGGTATAGGACTGTTACGGTCAGAACTGCTGATGGTTGATCTGCTGGAAAACCAGCACCCCGGTCGGTGGCTTCAGCAAGGCCGCGGTACAGAACTGGTTGAACGGCTGACCCAGATTTTGAAACAGTTTGTGGCGGCTCTGGCACCCCGCCCGATTTACTATCGCTCACTGGATTGGCGCTCCCACGAATTTCACGGACTGGAAGGAGGAGAAGGCGTTCTGGTAGAGGCTAACCCTGTGTTAGGGATGCGAGGCACGTTCAGCTACATGAAGCAGCCTGCCCTGTTTGAATTGGAACTGGCGGCTCTGGCAAATCTGCAACAGTCCGGCTACACCAATATTCGGCTGATGTTGCCTTTTGTGCGCCGGGTAGAGGAGTTTTGCTTTTGTCGTCAACGGGCAGAACTGGCAGGGCTAACCCGCGACCCTGGCTTTCAACTCTGGATTATGGCAGAAGTCCCCTCTGTCCTGTTTTTGCTGCCGGAGTATGTCAACGCTGGGGTTCAGGGAATTTCCATTGGCTCCAATGACCTGACCCAGCTATTGTTGGGCGTCGATCGCGATAATGCCGCGATCGCTGAGGTGTTTGACGAACGCCACCCTGCGGTCAAAGCCGCGATCGCCCAACTCATCCAGCAAGCTCATCAGTTAGGAATTCCCTGCTCCATCTGCGGCCAGGCTCCAACACGATATCCAGACCTGGTCGAAGACCTGGTGCGTTGGGGCATTGATACCCTCTCAGTTGATCTTGAAGCTGTAGAGCCGACTTATTGGGCGATCTCCCGCGCCGAACGCCGCTTGTTGCTTGAAGCGTCCCGTCAGCCATAA